From Candidatus Thermokryptus mobilis, the proteins below share one genomic window:
- the rplR gene encoding 50S ribosomal protein L18, which produces MIKREFEKKKIRREKIRKRVRSKIFGTPERPRLSVYRSLKHIYAQIIDDTKGHTLVAMSSLSKEIRDKVKEVKTKTEVSRIVGLALAKKALEKGITKVVFDRNGYKYHGRVKALAEAAREGGLIF; this is translated from the coding sequence ATGATAAAGCGAGAATTTGAAAAGAAGAAGATTCGCAGGGAGAAAATTCGCAAGCGTGTTAGGTCAAAAATTTTCGGGACACCAGAAAGACCAAGATTGTCGGTTTATAGGAGTTTAAAACATATTTATGCGCAAATAATTGACGATACGAAGGGTCATACGCTTGTTGCAATGTCAAGTTTGTCAAAGGAGATAAGAGATAAGGTTAAAGAGGTGAAGACAAAGACAGAGGTTAGCAGAATTGTTGGTTTAGCTCTTGCGAAAAAGGCGCTTGAGAAAGGAATTACTAAAGTTGTTTTTGACAGAAATGGTTATAAATATCACGGGCGAGTTAAAGCGCTTGCTGAAGCAGCTCGTGAAGGTGGTTTGATATTTTAA
- the rplF gene encoding 50S ribosomal protein L6, translating into MSRVGRKPIPIPKGVKVEKSNGVIKVSGPKGELTAQVHPRIEVEISSDQILVKRKSDTRIDKALHGLWRSLINNMIVGVTEGYTKKLEIVGIGYRAELKGKALVLYLGYSHPIIFIPPDGVKVEVPQPTNIVVSGIDKQLVGQVAAKIRSFRPPEPYKGKGIRYEGEVIRMKAGKSAGK; encoded by the coding sequence ATGTCAAGAGTTGGTAGGAAGCCGATACCGATACCTAAAGGTGTCAAGGTTGAAAAAAGCAATGGCGTTATAAAGGTTTCAGGTCCCAAAGGTGAGCTTACAGCTCAAGTTCATCCGAGGATAGAGGTTGAAATTAGTTCTGATCAAATTTTGGTTAAGAGGAAAAGCGATACGAGAATTGATAAGGCGCTTCATGGATTGTGGAGATCGTTGATAAATAATATGATTGTTGGGGTCACGGAAGGTTATACTAAAAAGCTTGAGATAGTCGGCATTGGATACAGGGCTGAGTTGAAAGGGAAGGCGTTGGTTCTTTATCTGGGTTATTCCCATCCGATAATTTTTATTCCACCTGATGGTGTGAAGGTTGAGGTTCCGCAGCCGACGAATATAGTTGTAAGTGGTATTGACAAGCAACTTGTTGGGCAGGTTGCGGCGAAAATTCGTTCTTTCAGACCCCCTGAGCCATACAAAGGCAAAGGGATTCGCTACGAGGGCGAAGTTATAAGAATGAAGGCAGGAAAGTCAGCTGGTAAGTAG
- the rplX gene encoding 50S ribosomal protein L24, whose product MNIKKNDVVKVIAGNYKGKIGKVLKVFPERERVLVEGVNIVKKHVRKSPKYPQGGIIEMEAPIHVSNVMLVCPKCGQATRVGHTKLVSSDGKKAKMRVCKKCGEMF is encoded by the coding sequence ATGAACATTAAGAAAAACGATGTTGTAAAAGTAATCGCTGGAAATTACAAGGGTAAAATTGGTAAAGTTTTAAAAGTTTTCCCCGAAAGGGAAAGAGTCCTTGTTGAGGGTGTGAACATTGTTAAAAAGCATGTGCGAAAGTCGCCGAAATATCCGCAGGGTGGAATAATTGAAATGGAGGCACCAATTCATGTTTCAAATGTGATGCTTGTATGTCCAAAGTGCGGTCAGGCGACAAGGGTTGGTCATACAAAACTTGTCTCAAGTGACGGTAAAAAGGCAAAGATGAGAGTTTGTAAAAAGTGTGGTGAAATGTTTTAA
- the rpsH gene encoding 30S ribosomal protein S8, translated as MMTDPIADFLTRIRNAVRARHKVVEAPSSKLKRAIAQILLEQKFINGYEVIEDGKQGILRIYLKYAEDGEPAITNLVRVSKPGRRIYVGVEEIPRVLNGLGIAILSTSKGVMTDRRARKERVGGEVICYVW; from the coding sequence ATGATGACAGATCCAATTGCGGATTTCCTGACGAGAATTAGAAATGCTGTTAGAGCAAGACATAAGGTTGTTGAAGCCCCTTCTTCAAAGCTTAAGAGAGCGATAGCTCAGATTTTGCTTGAGCAAAAGTTTATAAATGGATATGAGGTTATTGAAGATGGGAAACAAGGAATTTTGCGGATTTATTTGAAGTACGCAGAGGACGGTGAGCCAGCAATTACGAACCTTGTCCGCGTTAGTAAACCGGGAAGAAGGATTTATGTTGGTGTTGAGGAAATTCCGAGGGTTTTGAATGGACTCGGGATTGCTATTCTGTCAACCTCAAAAGGAGTTATGACCGATAGGCGTGCGAGGAAGGAGAGAGTCGGCGGAGAAGTTATATGTTATGTTTGGTGA
- the rplN gene encoding 50S ribosomal protein L14, with amino-acid sequence MIRRETDLVVADNSGAKKVRCIGIIGQHQRLTATVGDIIVVSVKSAIPGAPIKKGEVTRAVVVRTKKEIRRKDGSYVRFDENAVVLLDKYGEPRGTRIFGPVARELREKQFMKIISLAPEVI; translated from the coding sequence AAGAGAAACTGACCTTGTGGTGGCGGATAATTCAGGCGCTAAGAAGGTCCGTTGCATCGGAATTATAGGTCAACATCAAAGATTAACAGCAACGGTTGGAGACATAATAGTTGTCTCAGTCAAGAGCGCAATCCCAGGAGCGCCAATTAAAAAAGGAGAAGTGACAAGGGCTGTCGTCGTTCGTACAAAAAAGGAAATAAGAAGAAAGGATGGCTCATATGTCAGATTTGATGAAAACGCTGTTGTTTTACTTGACAAATATGGTGAGCCGAGAGGAACAAGAATTTTCGGACCCGTTGCGAGGGAGTTAAGGGAGAAGCAGTTTATGAAAATTATTTCGCTTGCACCTGAAGTCATATAA
- the rplO gene encoding 50S ribosomal protein L15, with protein MPNILSNLKPAPGSRKKEKRIGRGQGSGHGGTSTRGHKGQKSRSGASIPAWFEGGQMPLIRRIPKRGFRNPFKVEYQVVNLGRLQELVDKGKISPDAKVTPELLYEVGAVSKRTLPVKILGDGELKVALEISAHAFSKSALQKIQAIGGKALKL; from the coding sequence ATGCCTAATATCTTGAGCAATTTAAAGCCAGCACCCGGTTCAAGGAAAAAAGAGAAAAGGATCGGAAGGGGACAAGGTTCTGGGCACGGAGGTACATCAACTCGTGGACATAAAGGGCAAAAGTCAAGGTCTGGTGCTAGCATACCCGCTTGGTTTGAAGGCGGTCAAATGCCACTTATAAGGAGGATACCAAAGAGAGGTTTTAGAAATCCATTTAAAGTTGAGTACCAAGTGGTGAATCTAGGTCGTCTTCAGGAGTTGGTGGACAAAGGTAAAATTTCGCCCGATGCGAAGGTTACGCCAGAGTTGCTTTATGAAGTTGGAGCTGTTTCAAAGAGAACGCTTCCGGTTAAGATACTTGGTGATGGAGAATTAAAAGTTGCTCTTGAAATTTCAGCGCACGCTTTCAGTAAATCAGCATTACAAAAGATACAAGCAATAGGAGGCAAGGCGTTGAAACTATGA
- a CDS encoding type Z 30S ribosomal protein S14: MARKASIQKAKREPKYKVRKRNRCSICGRPRGYYRKFGLCRICFRKLALEGKIPGVRKASW; the protein is encoded by the coding sequence TTGGCACGCAAGGCATCAATTCAAAAGGCGAAAAGAGAACCGAAGTATAAGGTGAGAAAAAGAAATCGTTGTTCAATTTGTGGAAGACCTAGAGGTTATTACAGAAAGTTCGGGCTTTGCAGGATTTGTTTTAGAAAATTAGCGCTTGAGGGGAAAATCCCTGGCGTTAGAAAAGCAAGTTGGTAA
- the rpmD gene encoding 50S ribosomal protein L30, whose translation MAKKLKITQVRSIIGTPEKQRRTIRALGLGKPHKTVIHYDSPVIRGMINKVKHLVVVEEIEDGGENA comes from the coding sequence ATGGCGAAAAAACTTAAAATCACACAAGTGAGAAGTATAATCGGAACTCCAGAGAAACAGCGCAGGACTATAAGGGCACTTGGACTTGGTAAACCGCACAAAACGGTGATTCATTATGATTCGCCTGTGATTCGTGGTATGATAAATAAGGTTAAACATCTTGTAGTTGTAGAAGAAATAGAAGACGGAGGAGAAAATGCCTAA
- the rplE gene encoding 50S ribosomal protein L5 codes for MAKEKKKKQEQEIQEVEETQEKVVPRLKKLYRDVIIPEMMKKFGYKSVMQVPRLVKIVVNMGVGQATQDPKLLEMAMKELAKITGQQPVIRRAKKSISNFKLRAGMAIGCKVTLRRERMYEFLDRLINAAIPRIRDFRGLSDKSFDGRGNYTLGIKEHIIFPEINVDEVERIFGMDITIVTTAKTDEEAYELLRLFGMPFRKREVVVEEKAVA; via the coding sequence ATGGCAAAGGAAAAAAAGAAAAAACAAGAGCAAGAAATACAAGAAGTTGAGGAAACTCAGGAAAAAGTTGTCCCGAGGTTGAAGAAATTGTATCGTGATGTCATAATACCTGAGATGATGAAGAAGTTTGGCTATAAGAGTGTGATGCAAGTTCCTCGCCTTGTTAAAATTGTTGTCAATATGGGAGTTGGTCAAGCAACCCAGGACCCGAAATTGCTTGAGATGGCGATGAAAGAGTTAGCGAAGATAACCGGACAACAGCCAGTTATAAGAAGAGCAAAGAAGTCAATTTCAAACTTTAAGTTAAGAGCTGGTATGGCTATTGGATGCAAGGTAACTTTGAGGCGCGAGCGTATGTATGAGTTCCTTGATAGATTGATAAATGCAGCTATTCCGAGGATAAGGGATTTTCGCGGTTTGTCGGATAAATCGTTTGATGGGAGAGGGAATTATACCCTTGGGATTAAGGAACATATAATTTTCCCTGAAATAAATGTTGATGAAGTTGAGAGGATTTTCGGAATGGATATTACTATTGTTACGACTGCGAAAACAGATGAAGAGGCGTATGAGCTGTTGAGATTGTTTGGTATGCCGTTTAGGAAACGGGAAGTTGTTGTTGAAGAGAAAGCGGTTGCATAA
- the rpsE gene encoding 30S ribosomal protein S5 → MPKVKKVKPSELEGLKEKLVAINRTAKVVKGGKRIRFSAIVVVGDKNGHVGVGLGKGREVTDAIQKASENAKKNIIEVPIVNGTVPHEIVAKFGASKVLIKPAAPGTGIIAGGAVRAVLELAGVQNVLTKCFGSTNPHNTTKATLKALSSMIDAHTMARKRGMTLKELFESDSLVKI, encoded by the coding sequence TTGCCGAAGGTAAAAAAAGTTAAACCATCGGAGCTTGAAGGTTTAAAGGAAAAGCTTGTTGCAATTAATAGGACTGCGAAAGTCGTTAAAGGTGGTAAGAGAATCCGTTTTAGTGCTATTGTTGTTGTTGGAGATAAAAATGGACATGTGGGTGTTGGGCTTGGTAAGGGGCGTGAGGTTACTGATGCTATCCAAAAGGCGAGCGAAAATGCGAAGAAAAATATAATTGAAGTTCCAATTGTAAATGGGACTGTTCCTCATGAGATAGTTGCGAAATTTGGCGCATCAAAAGTTCTAATTAAGCCGGCTGCTCCGGGAACTGGTATAATCGCTGGTGGAGCCGTAAGAGCAGTGCTTGAACTTGCGGGTGTGCAAAATGTTTTAACTAAATGTTTCGGCTCGACAAATCCGCACAACACTACAAAAGCAACTCTCAAGGCTTTGAGCAGTATGATTGACGCTCACACGATGGCAAGAAAAAGAGGTATGACATTAAAAGAGCTTTTTGAATCTGATTCACTTGTAAAAATTTAA